From Coturnix japonica isolate 7356 chromosome 3, Coturnix japonica 2.1, whole genome shotgun sequence, the proteins below share one genomic window:
- the B3GALNT2 gene encoding UDP-GalNAc:beta-1,3-N-acetylgalactosaminyltransferase 2, whose product MRNWLVLLCPCALGVALHLWLLLSCPGGPGRQPAGPLAFFPQWKLKHYDVVVGVLSARHNHELRSVIRNTWFQHLKQHPTLSQRVLVKFIIGAHGCAVPVEDREDPYSCKLLNISNPVLNQEIEAFSLPEDTPSVLSEDRVVSVNFRVLYPIVITSLGVFYDADGVGFQRNITVKLYQAEHEEALFSARFSPPSCGVQVNRLWYKPVEQFILPESFEGTIVWESQDLQGLVSRNLHKVMVNDGGGVFRVITAGEGLLPHELTEGVEGIAGGFIYTIQEGDALLKSLHTRPERFTSHIKSLEKEDVLLKEESRTYDDIVFVDVIDTYRNVPSKLLNFYRWTVETTSFDLLLKTDDDCYIDLEAVFNRIMQKKLDRPNVWWGNFRLNWAVDRTGKWQELEYPSPAYPAFACGSGYVISKDIVQWLASNSERLKTYQGEDVSMGIWMAAIGPKRYQDSLWLCEKTCESGMLSSPQYSPQELRELWRVKELCGDPCRCEER is encoded by the exons ATGCGAAActggctggtgctgctgtgcccctgTGCGCTCGGGGTCGCGCTGCacctctggctgctgctcagctgccccGGCGGCCCCGGGAGGCAGCCGGCAG GTCCGCTGGCCTTCTTTCCTCAGTGGAAGCTGAAACATTATGATGTTGTTGTAGGTGTTCTGTCAGCTCGCCACAACCATGAACTGCGCAGTGTAATAAGGAACACTTGGTTCCAGCACTTGAAACAACACCCAACACTGAGCCAACG TGTCCTTGTGAAGTTTATAATAGGTGCGCATGGTTGTGCTGTGCCGGTGGAGGACAGAGAAGACCCCTACTCCTGCAAGCTCCTGAACATCAGTAATCCAG TTTTGAATCAGGAAATTGAAGCATTCAGTCTCCCTGAGGATACACCTTCTGTGTTATCTGAGGACAGAGTTGTCAGCGTGAACTTCCGCGTGCTTTACCCCATTGTCATCACCAGTCTTGGGGTCTTCTATGATGCTGATGGGGTGGGATTCCAGAGGAACATCACTGTCAAACTGTACCAGGCAGAACATGAG GAAGCTCTCTTCAGTGCGCGCTTTAGCCCACCAAGCTGTGGAGTGCAAGTGAACAGACTGTGGTACAAGCCGGTGGAGCAGTTCATTTTGCCAGAG AGTTTTGAAGGCACCATTGTATGGGAGAGCCAGGATCTTCAGGGCCTTGTTTCAAGAAACCTTCACAAAGTGATGGTGAATGATGGAGGGGGTGTTTTCAGAGTCATTACA GCAGGGGAAGGGCTGTTGCCACATGAACTCACAGAAGGTGTGGAGGGGATAGCAGGTGGTTTCATCTACACTATTCAAG aagGTGATGCTCTTTTAAAAAGCCTCCATACTCGCCCAGAAAGGTTTACAAGTCACATAAAAAGTCttgaaaaggaagatgttttactgaaggaagaaagcagaacctACGATGATATTGTTTTTGTAGATGTTATTGACACTTACAGAAATGTTCCATCTAAACTGCTGAACTTTTACCGATG GACAGTTGAAACAACAAGTTTCGATTTGTTGCTGAAGACAGATGACGACTGTTACATTGATTTGGAGGCTGTTTTTAACAGgataatgcagaaaaaattggACAGACCGAACGTTTGGTGGGGAAA tttcagacTTAACTGGGCCGTTGATCGAACTGGGAAATGGCAAGAGCTGGAGTACCCAAGTCCTGCCTATCCAGCCTTTGCTTGTGGGTCTGGCTACGTTATTTCCAAAGACATCGTTCAGTGGCTGGCAAGCAACTCTGAAAGATTAAAGACTTACCAG GGTGAAGATGTGAGTATGGGCATCTGGATGGCAGCTATAGGACCCAAGCGATACCAA GACAGTCTGTGGCTGTGTGAGAAGACATGTGAGAGCGGCATGCTGTCTTCCCCTCAGTATTCCCCGCAGGAACTGAGAGAGCTCTGGAGAGTAAAGGAACTGTGTGGAGATCCTTGCAGATGTGAGGAAAGGTAA
- the GNG4 gene encoding guanine nucleotide-binding protein G(I)/G(S)/G(O) subunit gamma-4 isoform X1, whose translation MSDVVSLLLSAACPVIVSAGATDVSVEGGDSSASSVSVRENKMKELTSNSTTNISQARKAVEQLKMEAYMDRMKVSKAAADLLAYCDAHIGEDPLIIPVPASENPFREKKLFCTIL comes from the exons ATGAGTGATGTTGTCTCTTTGTTGCTAAGCGCTGCCTGCCCGGTGATCGTCTCCGCTGGTGCTACGGACGTATCTGTGGAGGGAGGGGATTCCTCAGCCTCCTCCGTATCGGTCAG ggaaaacaaaatgaaggaacTAACGTCAAACAGTACAACCAATATATCTCAAGCCAGGAAAGCTGTGGagcaactgaaaatggaagcaTACATGGATAGGATGAAG GTATCCAAGGCTGCAGCAGACTTACTGGCATACTGTGATGCTCATATTGGAGAAGATCCCCTTATCATTCCAGTGCCTGCATCTGAAAATCCCTTCAGGGAGAAGAAACTCTTCTGCACCATCCTTTGA
- the GNG4 gene encoding guanine nucleotide-binding protein G(I)/G(S)/G(O) subunit gamma-4 isoform X2: MKELTSNSTTNISQARKAVEQLKMEAYMDRMKVSKAAADLLAYCDAHIGEDPLIIPVPASENPFREKKLFCTIL, translated from the exons atgaaggaacTAACGTCAAACAGTACAACCAATATATCTCAAGCCAGGAAAGCTGTGGagcaactgaaaatggaagcaTACATGGATAGGATGAAG GTATCCAAGGCTGCAGCAGACTTACTGGCATACTGTGATGCTCATATTGGAGAAGATCCCCTTATCATTCCAGTGCCTGCATCTGAAAATCCCTTCAGGGAGAAGAAACTCTTCTGCACCATCCTTTGA